TCTCTAACTTCCTCTCTCTGCCTGCCTGTGAACGAGACAAAGACTGACGTTTTTGCATTCAGTGTGGTATTGAACCAGTCCGTGTCAACTGTAATTGATATATAAAAGCTGGCCCGACCCAATATCGTTATTTCAGTGCCTACCGTCTAAATCAACCAGATTTGTAATCGAATTCTGAGAGAAATACTAAGACCGTAGTACTGACTGGCTGATGGTTacttctttaattcattgtatcttgagtttatttatttttcctctTTATGAtgttattttgtagtagtaatATCGTTCGTattaaaaatttcttttttacCTGCATGATTTTTTAAGAATTTATTTACGGAATTGACAGAATATTTTGacaattttaatgaattttgaaCTTGATAAGCATAACTAAATTAATTCCTCCAATTTTTAATTCAAGAAATTCTAACATAGTTGATGTTTATCGACAGACAATCCAATTTACTTCTAAATATATACCtcgaaaatcaaagaaaataaaaagggtgCGCAAAAGAACAACGAGAAATGCCAAGTGGATTCTCTCAAATTAGAAGTCTTTGTGATACTCTGTCACCTTACAATTTAAGGTCTCTCAAATTTTCTTTAAGAGTCGTTAGCATTTCTTAAGGAGAATATGCGCAAAAATCATTTCCTATTCGAAATGCTTGAGCCTTTTAAAGGAATGAAATATCGGCAACACAcacaaagtggacaatatctcTTTCAAAGCATTAGTCTAATAACAAGACAACTGGAAATTCACAGAACACATTCCTCCACTTTTACAGCTATATATTATTACTTAAATTAGTCAATGAAAAACAGCCAAGATACATATTAATAACCTTGTATGGAATTAAATGTACATTTTCCTATGAATTCTATCTGTACCTACTTCCTTCCTAACATAACCTTAGTTCCTTCACATCCCCAGAATTCCATATCCAGCAAACATGCAATGCAGTTGACAACCCCCCTGTGTACTTCCATGGCTGCTTCCTCGTGTCAGTTACCCGCTTCATCTGATTATTCCAAAAGACGGCAGAAAAACTCGGTCTTCTTCTAGTGCTCGCCCAGAAAGAAGAGAATAGCAGTAAAATATGGTGCTAGCAGTATGAACTTATTGTACTATATAACAATGTACAGGTAAAATCTATCATGAATTTCTCTCCTTTTCGCTATTCAATAAAACCGTACTAACTGCTTTTGATGGCGGCCTATTGATCTTCTCAAGTAATCTACTGAATACTAATTTCACCGGTATGCAAGCTACAGTAGTAGCAGCCCCAGAAGACTCCGGTTTGATCAGCCCTCCCCTTTGATAACTACTGCTATCATGATGCATTCGCTTGTTACTAAATTTCTGTTCAACGGGTATTGAAGATATGGTCCTCGTTTTCTGGCTTGACGATAAGATCACTTTCTTGCCCGCCTTTTTTGAGAACTTTCTATCAGTGGGAAGCCGAGAGTTGTTAGGAAGGCTCCTTTTGCCCTGGCTTGCATTGTTACTGAAACTCCCTATATTTAGTTTCTTAAATGGTGGTCTGCTTTCTTCATCTGAAAAGGGAGGGTAGTCAGCAGTTTCATCACCATCCAATGCAGATGATAAATGAGGGCGTGGGACTCGAACATTTGCCGTCCTCCTTGCCGTCCTCCATGCGTGTGGAAGGGTTGCAACCCCATTATTGTCAATTGCTTCTTCACCAAATTCATCAACTGTTGAAAGAAGCGAGTTGGATGAACCATCTTCTAAGGCTTCAATTTGGATTGGGTGCCCTATTATTGCCTTCCCATTTAACTTGCTCATCAGAGAAACAATTGGAACAGGCTCCTTTTGGTAACTTGCCTGGACCTTCAAGTCAACATCTATCAAGTATTTTGGCCTCCTGCGATAATGATGACGGCCATCATATACCGGGTGAAAGCGCTCTCTTTTGATGTCCCAGTATTCGTTCCAAGCAGACCTATCCTCCCAGGTCCAGTCCTCCCAATCAATCATATGCTGACCAACACTGTTTCGACGTCTTGCTGCAGCCCTTGATGCCATCGAGTATTCATCTTCCAGTCCAAACTCAGTCTGAAAATCATTACTATCCACATTAGCCCTATGATGATAATCATTAAAATCAATGTACCCACATAAACTTGAGATTTAAGAATATTTTAGATGAAAGCACATACCTTTTCTTCAGGATATGGTCCATAATTATAGCCTTTTCCGTAAGTGGCATCCATAGACTTTTTTGTAAGATTGCGGATATTCCTTTTCCCTTTCAGCTGCCATTTGGACACAGCTCCACTAGCAAATAGAGAGTCATGACTATATAGGTGAGCCATATCACCAGAATGAGATAATTCATCAGGCTCCTCACCAACCATGATTCTGTGTTCTTGTGCTTCATATCTTCCCACTTCTGGTTCTGTAGATTGATGTACAGACAAAACTTAGAGGGTGTTGACaaagcagtggcgaagccatCATGAACAATTGAGGCCAAAGCTCAGTGAGACCAACCCAATAGCATAAAGTGCATATTCCAAAATTTATAACAGCACAGATTTACAAAtataaagaataaaaataagGTAGAATTAAGAAGGATAGACTTCATTTAAGTTCAAACAATAGATTGTAGTTTGAGTGCAAACGCTTAAAAGCATAACTGCTGAATCACAATCTGCGCATTAAGATGAGAGAAACATGCT
This region of Malus domestica chromosome 07, GDT2T_hap1 genomic DNA includes:
- the LOC103439999 gene encoding uncharacterized protein At1g51745-like isoform X2, with product MCIMGSADSGAGDFSVGSIVWVRRRNGSWWPGKIVGPEELSTSHLTSPRSGTPVKLLGREDASVDWYNLEKSKRVKAFRCGEFDDCIEKAESAQGMPIKKREKYARREDAILHALELEKQLLKKQGKLGVEPTGVIYKAKRSKIVYLPAESGESLGYEASPSNHVEISASPVGARPHAESMISENTSGFTEDDSDSSETDTSESESDSSETEPDMDEDMPLLSEPEVGRYEAQEHRIMVGEEPDELSHSGDMAHLYSHDSLFASGAVSKWQLKGKRNIRNLTKKSMDATYGKGYNYGPYPEEKTEFGLEDEYSMASRAAARRRNSVGQHMIDWEDWTWEDRSAWNEYWDIKRERFHPVYDGRHHYRRRPKYLIDVDLKVQASYQKEPVPIVSLMSKLNGKAIIGHPIQIEALEDGSSNSLLSTVDEFGEEAIDNNGVATLPHAWRTARRTANVRVPRPHLSSALDGDETADYPPFSDEESRPPFKKLNIGSFSNNASQGKRSLPNNSRLPTDRKFSKKAGKKVILSSSQKTRTISSIPVEQKFSNKRMHHDSSSYQRGGLIKPESSGAATTVACIPVKLVFSRLLEKINRPPSKAVSTVLLNSEKERNS